One Hypomesus transpacificus isolate Combined female chromosome 21, fHypTra1, whole genome shotgun sequence genomic region harbors:
- the LOC124483353 gene encoding zinc finger protein 239-like, whose amino-acid sequence METQHCYTWRKSLSLSRNLKQVIHTGEKPYSCDVCGQTFNIAGNFRAHCRVHTGEKPYSCDLCGKTFSQVETFRVHSRIHTGEKPYGCDLCGQTFSQASHFRVHRRTHTGEKPYSCDLCGQTFSRVDTFRVHSRIHTGEKPYSCDLCGQTFSRAGTLSLHRRTHTGEKPYWCECCNKAFSSSTELTKHSRIHTGKKPYSCDLCGQTCSRASTLSLHRKRKHTGEKPYICECCDKAFSTCNELKKHSRIHTVVTTYSCPHCDCVCETKSLLKIHLCIHNRESSKR is encoded by the coding sequence atggagacacagCACTGTTATACCTGGCGGAAGAGCCTTTCCTTATCTAGAAACCTCAAGCAggtgatccacactggagagaagccctacagctgtgacgtctgtggtcAAACCTTTAACATTGCTGGCAATTTCAGAGCTCACTGCAgggtccacactggagagaaaccctatagctgtgacctctgtggtaaaaccttcagCCAAGTTGAGACTTTCAGAGTTCACAGCCGGatccacactggggagaagccctatggctgtgacctctgtggtcaaacctttagccaggctagtcaTTTCAGAGTTCACCGCAggacccacacaggagagaaaccctatagctgtgacctctgtggtcagACCTTCAGCCGAGTTGACACTTTCagagttcacagcaggatccacacaggagaaaaaccctacagctgtgacctctgtggtcaaacCTTTAGCCGGGCTGGTACTCTCAGTCTTCACCGCAGGACCCACACTGGGGAAAAGCCCTATTGGTGTGAATGCTGCAATAAAGCATTCTCTTCCTCTACTGAATTGACGAagcacagcaggatccacactggaaaaaagccctacagctgtgacctctgtggtcaaacCTGTAGTCGGGCTAGTACTCTCAGCCTTCACCGCAAAAGGAAACACACTGGTGAGAAGCCCTACATCTGTGAATGCTGTGATAAAGCCTTTTCTACCTGTAATGAATTGAAGAAGCACAGCAGGATTCACACAGTAGTGACAACCTACAGCTGCCCACactgtgactgtgtatgtgaaACAAAAAGCCTGTTAAAAATTCACCTGTGTATCCACAATAGAGAAAGCTCAAAGCGGTGA